CTATTGAGCAGACTAACAACCACTGCATTATTTCTACCTTGGGTATCCTTCAACGTCTGAAAAACTACCGAGTCGCCCACGCTGGGCCGCCGGTTGCGCTGTTTTACAGATTTAATATGGAAGAATACTTTGCTTTCAAACGAAGGGGAGGAAATGAAACCGAAGCCTTTATCGTCGTTCCAATCCAGAATGGAGCCGTCATACTGCATAAACTAAACACATCCCTGTTGAGAGTTAAATTGACCATACAACTTTACGATTTATCTCAGTTCATGACAATAAACTGCGTCGGACTTTTAGCACAACGAACGAAAGCAGCTCGCGACTAGCATTGTCACCAGCCTCCAGTTCAACTAGTTGGCGAGATTTTGTATTAGACACCTCAACCCAATGCCGATAGACTTCAAAACCACACAAATCACCTTAATAAAAACAACCAAAACTCCCTAATAAAAAATAACAAGCCCAAGGAATATCTATTCATGAAAGGATTCTGTTGCCTTATCATCTTAATGATAGCACCTACTCGCCACTTGTTTTAGCCGCCGATAATCACGACGCACTGATCTCCATTGTTGCTTCACCCTACTCCAAGATGAAGACCGATAAGGATGAAGATAACCGTTTCTATACGGGCCCCGCTTCCACTAAGTATGACTTCGAATTTGGTGATGGTCTTACGGCTAGATATATCAATGCTTCGGGCTTGCCCTTTTACGCGGCGATCTCTTCCCATAAGGTGAGAGATGAGGCGAAACAGGGCGACCTCCGCTATTCAAACCTGTCAGTGGGTTATGCGGCGAAGTATGACGGACACATCTCTAGAGACATGAACTTTTACCTAATTTTGGGTCTCGGAGCGGGCGCGGCGCGCTTTCAGTATAGAGATATAGATGACTCCGAATATCGTGCCTTAGGCGAAATTTTTACCGAAGTGGGTGTTCGCTTTAATCAGTCGATTTCCGTAGGTGTGGGGATAAAGTCGCAGGTCATTAGTTATCCGGGTGATACGTTGGCGTATAACGCGATGGTTGATCTATCGGTGGGTTATTGGTTTTAGGTGGTGGGTTGAGGCTGGCCTAGCACTCAATCGATTACTAGGCTCTGCAAACACATGGTCTAAATCAACTTCGCTCTACTGCACTATGTTTTGAATGTGCCGGCAACTCGGGAAGGCAGAGCAACCAAAGAACTTTTTACCCTCATAGGTGCCTTTGGTCGCCGTGCGCAGTACTCAGTCTGCCCCACACTTCGGACAGGGCTGCCCTGCTTGAGCTTCGGGACTATCGCCCGACATTAGCGTAGCTTGCTCTAATTTACCGTTATTGGACGCTGAGCTCGTAGTTGGAACCTCAGTTTTATCTACAACGCCCTGAGCCTCTTTCATCCACTTGTTCAAGGCCACTCCATCAATCAAGTCAATGGGCTTATCTGCCGCGAAATCCATTGCGTCGTGAGTGAACATACCTGACGTTACTACTGTCATACTCACTGCCTGCTCAGCAACCATCACTCCGTACATTTCTCGGATAATCGCAACCCCGACCTTATACTTCTTCCAATGTTTACATTGGACGAGATGAAGTGCTCCGTCCTTTCTCAGACGAATATCGATTCCACCATCGGGGCCCTCATGCTCATTCTCCATAACCTGATACCCTTTTCGGCGAAATATCTCGGCGATGAGTACTTCGAATTGTCGCCACGATAGCGCACGGATACTTTGGAGCCCCTGCTGCGTTGCTAGGAGCTTTCGCTTTCTATGACGAATAATCGGCCCAACCATCGCGGGGAGCAACAAGACTAAGGCAATGATCCAGGCACCGGTTGAAAATACATTTGCCAGCCCCTGAAGAATTGGATTCGAAAACGGGATCCACGGCAGTAGATACGCTAGAAAACCGTACATCGTTAGTGAAACTAAAACACTCACCCACCAGGGGTATCTCACGAGTATATCTAGCACCCCAGGATCCTTGCGTTGCGACATCTAAAACCCCTCAATCTCCTAAAACAGATAATAAGGATGTTCTTACAAAACTAGCTGTCTAATCAATAGTTATTTATTTACCCCCTACCCAAACGGGTAGTTATGCGATAAATTAGTTGACTAAAC
The uncultured Umboniibacter sp. DNA segment above includes these coding regions:
- a CDS encoding restriction endonuclease, whose amino-acid sequence is MSQRKDPGVLDILVRYPWWVSVLVSLTMYGFLAYLLPWIPFSNPILQGLANVFSTGAWIIALVLLLPAMVGPIIRHRKRKLLATQQGLQSIRALSWRQFEVLIAEIFRRKGYQVMENEHEGPDGGIDIRLRKDGALHLVQCKHWKKYKVGVAIIREMYGVMVAEQAVSMTVVTSGMFTHDAMDFAADKPIDLIDGVALNKWMKEAQGVVDKTEVPTTSSASNNGKLEQATLMSGDSPEAQAGQPCPKCGAD